cagtaaaatctggtaatacctcgtatcctattctggtgacggatacgggtaaggggtgttacatttgttggtatcagagctacggtttagccgGTTCTCGGGCCGACGTAGCAAATATGAgattagctatacatgccatttgaattattattgatagtgtgatatctcctgaccctTTGAAATGTGATTTTCTTATAGTAAATGTCTGCCAACCGAGCTCAACCCGAGGAAGCCGAAAGTCATGCTTCGGCTTCAGAACAAAGAGAAGCTGAAGCTACTAGTAGTAGAAGGTTCGAGACAAGGGACCAAAGTGAAGAGGCTAAAATGGCCTTctatcaaatgatgaatgaatggtttgctCAGTATATAAGAACTAACCCTGTAGTGCAGCAAGCTCAAGCTCCCCCTCCTCCTCCTCCATCGATTCCCGAGATTCCGCAGGGTACAGGTGTCGAATCTATCAGAAAAGGGAAAGCTCCGGtcgataaaattagaaaatatggggCGATTTAATTGAGCTACGTTAATGATGATTCGAACGAGTGAGTTTTGGTTAGAGAATACTATTCGGGTTTTGGAGGAATTATCTTGCACACCGAAGAGTAATCAAATGTGCGTTATCATTGCTAAAAGATACAATGACCACCGTGGAATACTAAAGTTTCAGTTGTTCCGAAAGAAGAAATTacatgggaattctttcagaccgagttcagaaagaaatatattagtcaGAGGTTCCTTGATCAGAAGAGAAAATAATTTCTTGAGCTGAAATAGGGCAACAGATCGGTATCtgagtatgaaagagaatttgtctGATTGAGAAAATATGCTCGAGAATGGGAAAAATTAGAAGCCGAGATGTGCAAACGATTTGAAGAAGGGTTGAATGAAGAGATTAAGCTACTGATCGGAATTCTTGAAATCCGAGAGTTTGCTACCCTTGCAGAGCGAGCTTATAAAGCAGAAAAACtgagcaaagaaaagaaacaagctgAAAGAGAAGCTCGGGTTTTCAGTAAAAGATCGATGGAAAAATCTCAGTTTTCTGcttcaaagaaattgaagaaataccAGGATCGTTTTACCTCAACTACTGGGTATTCGGGTAGAAAGCGAGGTTTTCAACGTACTAATCCAAGACCTTCCACTCTATCAGTGACCAGTGTTGGCAGTGTTGGCACCCCTAAGCTGAGATGCCAATACTGTAATAAAACTCACTTTGGTGAATGTCGATTAAAGAGCGGGGCTTGTTACCGATGTGGTTCTTTTGATCATTTCCTCAAAGATTGTCCAGAAATGGGTGAAAAAGAAGCTGAACAGACATCGAGGCTGAGTAATCTAGTTTCGAGGGGTAGGCCACCTCGACCATCTGGTGATGTCGGTGGTAGTCGATGAGCTACGAGAGATACTGCAGGCAGGCTTAAGGCACGAGCACCTGCTAGGACATAAGCCATCCGTGCTAGAGAAGACGCTTCAGCACccgatgttattactggtacatttttttacttgatactgatattactgcattgattgatcctggttctacACATTCTTACATATGCACAAAATTagcatttgttaaaaatttatctgttgaacatactgaatttgtggttaaagtctcGAACCCCCTGGGCCAGTCTGTGTTagtggataaaatttgtaaaaattgtccactgatGGTAAGAGGTTATTGTTTCTCGGCTGACTTGATGTTACTCCCTTTAGATGAGTTCGATGTGATATTGGGTATGGATTGActaactcagcatgatgcagtagtaaactgtagacataaatatattgttcTGAAGTGTcagaatggagaattacttcAGGTTAAATTTGATCAGACAGAAGAATTATCTAATGTGATTTCAGTGATGACAGCTCAGAGGTGTGTTAGAAAGGGGTATGATGCTTATTTGGCATATGTGTTAGACACTAAGGTATCTGAGTCAAAGATACAGGCAGTGCCAGTTGTATATGAATTttttgatgtgtttccagaagaaTTACCGGGGTTGccaccagaaagagaagtggaattttctatagatctaaTTCCGGGAACTACTCCAATCTCCATAGCTCCGTATCGTATGGCTCCtgcagaattaaaagagttaaagacACAGTTGCAAGAACTTGTTGACAGGGGTTTTGTCCAACCGAgtcattcaccttggggtgctccggttctatttgtgaagaagaaggatggatccttaagattgtgtattgattaccgaCAGCTCAACAAAAtcactataaagaataagtacccattgcctcagattgatgatctgtttgacaaGTTGAAGGGTGCCactgtattttcaaagattgatctccgatcTGGCTACTATCAGTTACGGGTAAAGGAGTTAGATGTACCGAAGATAgctttcagaaccaggtataggcattatgagtttcttgttatgccgTTTGGGCTGACTAATGCACCTACAATATTTATGGACTTGGTGAATCGGATATTCAGACCGTACTTAGACAGGTTTgtggtagtttttattgatgatatcttgGTCTATTCCCGAGACGAAAACGAGaatgcagaacatttgagagTTGTGTTGCAAATTCTGCGAGAAAAGCAGctatatgctaaattcagtaaatgtgaattttggcttcaagAAGTGACTTTTCTTGGACATATTGTATCCGCGGAAGGCATCAGGGTAGATCCAAGTAAAATCTcagctattgtcaattggagtccaccgaaaaatgtatctgaagttagaagtttcttgggtttagctggttattatcggagatttgtacagGGGTTCTCTATGATACCTTCTCCGATGACCCGTTTattacaaaaagatgttaaattcgAGTGGACTGATGAATGCCAGCAGAGTTTCGACCGATTGAAAGATTTGTTGACGAAAGCACCAGTGTTGGTACAACCTGAACCGAgtaaagaatttattatttatagtgatgcatcattaaatggtttaggttgtgtcttgatgcaagaaaGTAAAGTTATAGCCTATGTTTCgagacaacttaagccacatgaaagaaattacccggtgcatgatcttgaattagctgttattgtatttgcattaaaaatatgacggcattatttgtatggtgaaaaatgtcatatttatactgatcataaaagtctgaaatatctgatgacacagaaagattgaatttgagacagcgtaggtggcttgaattgataaaagactatgatttggttattgattaccatctgggtaaggctaatgttgtagctGATGCTCTGAGCCGAAAATCTCTATTTTCTTTGCGAGCTATGAATGCCCAATTGTCTTTGGTTGATGATGGTTCAGTCGTAGCTGAGTTGAGAGTTAAACTGACATTTCTACAACAAATatatgaagctcagaaaaatgatgagaaaCTACAGGCTAAACGGGTACAATATGAGTCAGGTAATGATTTAGAATTTCAGATTGGGACTGATGGTTGTTTGTTATTCAGAGGcagagtatgtgtaccgaaaAATTCAGAACTTATACAGAAGATTTTACACGAGGCACACAGTGGTATTATGTCCGTACATCCGggaggtaataaaatgtataatgatttgaaaaagatgtactggtggccaggtatgaaacgtgatatctcTGAGTTTGTATTAAGATGTCTGATATGTCAACAGGtcaaagctgaacatcaggtacctttgGGATTGCTCCAGCCAATTACTATACTAGAATGGAAGTGGGAaagaattactatggattttgtgtccGGATTATCATTGTCTCCGAAgaagaaagatgtcatttgggtgATCGTTGATCGATTAACAAAATCAACACATTTTATCCCGGTACGTATAGATTATTCTCTAGATAAATTGGCTGAACTGTATATATCTGAGATTGTCAGGCTACATGGAGTGCCAATCTCtattatatcagatagagatcctcgATTTACATCTCGTTTCTGGGACAAATTGCAAAAAGCCTTGGGTACTCGGTTGTATTTCAAAGATCGCATTTCATCCTCGATGATGGCCAATCTGAGCGTGTAATTCAAGTACtggaagatatgctccgatgttgtatattatagtttgaaggtaattgggagaagtatctacctttgattgaatttgcttacaataatagttatcagtccagtattaaaatggctccatatgaagctttgtatggtagaaaatgtagaacaccgttatattggaccaagctcagtgaaaagaagatacatggggttgatttgatccgggaaatagaaaaaagagtcaaggtgattcgagatagtctaaaagcagcttctgatcgtcagaagtcatatgctgatcttaaacgaaaagagattgaatttcaagtgggtgataaggtattcttaaaagtgtctccttggaagaaagttctccaGTTCGGTagaaagggtaaattgagtccaagatttatcgggccatatgaaatcatagaaagaattggaccggttgcttatagattggCATTACCACTGGAACtcgatagaattcataatgtttttcatgtgtctatgctacgacggtatcgatcagatccttcacatgttatttctccGACAGAAGTGGAGATTCAGTCGGATATGACTTACAATGAAGAACTGGTCAAGATATTAGCACGAGAAACAAAGgagcttagaaataaaaagataaatttggtgaaagtattatggcaaaagcacgggattgaggaagcaacatgggaaccggaggaggcaatgaggaaacaatacccgaacctctttactggtaagattttcgaggacgaaaatccttaaggggggagagttgtaatggcccaaattcaaagttatcggaaaagtggtttcgtaaccacaaatttgatttaaagataaatttattttaatatttttgcatgaataatGATATGATAGggaaatcgtatgaaaatatcgatagaaaattttaccgatttagtggttagttagaaaaagaaattattgaagaaattaggtaaaataaggtatcgagactttGATCTcgtatgaaaataattttataaataattatgaaatattagtaatatggtataaaaatttcgttagaaaattttaatgtttggatagtcaattacgtaaaaaggactaaattgaaaaggtgtaaaagttactagaaggattaaatagttcaattattaaatgaggagggacataaattgcaaataatcccaaaagaagatattttgggCTGCATAcgttgagaaaaatcaggagaattgaagaattaagggtaaaattggaatattacaaaaattgctttaaaagttaggactaaagtggaatatctagaattctcttcatattttctaaattctcatcagccaaaaacatcccaagggtttcttcaagctggtctttcataatttttgcaccaagtgagttaatgcttgcctttttcttgtaatttttgtgtttctaagacttttacaactaggtcctattactaaattcattagtttttgattttatgaatgaaatggaaagttgctatgaatatgtgctggaattttatgatgaaataggatgaaagtgaagctttaatttgtttatgagatgattttattaggtgatttcaatagaaattgatttgtaggacctaattgtgaaaaagtttggaattaaagtctaatgctaaaattctgatttccaaaggttataaagtagtttaaagtggtGGAATAATGtgttaatttaggaaaaatcagctcaattgagaggttaattgagcaaggatgaaattatcatttattgaaagtttagggaaaaatgataattaacctcatgcactaaaacagtttggacagcagcagtaggttaactttgaaaaatcaccaaaaattgtagaaattgaattagaggatgaataaaatatgaaattaaagcttattgagtctagtttcttataaaagaaatgtgtaagcaatggaattgtaaatcatgagatataatagggtttgcgagacaaggtcagaatgaattcgggttcccttgttctgactttggaaaaatcattaaaattgtaaaaaaaatgattatgagttataatttatatggttagaatccttgatgagtctattttcagaataaacaaacagaaacatcattctgtacaatgagataattaatttttagtgaagaggggtcggaactgtcaaacaatgaaacatgggaaaatttaaagaataaaatgtacttattgggtaggccaaaaattctgaaaattttatagtaagaagatatgcgagtctagtttcagggaaaattaacgaatcttaatttagagttctgtagcttaagatataaataatttagtgactgtgactcagtaagacagctttgaaggtactataaataataatggaattttagagaatgttacatatgaacatgaaatgtattagattaatgattaaatttatttatttagatccgaaaaattcaaatacgaagctagatcgaggaaaagaaaaagttcgggattagtagatttttatttacgaacaagtatcgaggtaagttcgtgtaacttgaattatattcttaaatgcttgaaatgtttgttattgatttgaatatgatttggatgtctattgtatgataattgatgaagtattgatattcttgatgaaaagaggaaataaatctcggttgaatgaaaggaaaattcgatggatctctgaaaaggaattgacggtaaaaaggatctagcccggacgggtgatcctattctgatatagccctcccgaagaatatgtggaaaatggatttagctcGGACGGTAATTCAATTAGGGTCTCAATTTAGCTCGgatggtaattcagatccaagctcattagagtaattgtcgttgcaggaTTTAGCCTGAccggtaatcccgacaatactctatgagtttatattatgTGGATTTAACTCGACCGGTAATCctgctgtaaggatgaggttcatggAGTGTGCtatctgaaatggaaatgtgcgcacatgaatatgaattgatggacctggaatttgtacacttaggtgtacccctgaaaatccatcgaaattccaagtagttcaacgggataaatatggaaaaataacaaggaaatggaaatcatggaattgatgagctcatcaatcatgatatatatattattgatacgtggaaattattgaactaacttgaatgttgagtttgtgcatgataggggaataatgtgatgaatggatgtatgaatgtttattgcattgtattaaaaatattaggtaagtatgattcttgttacatgagctttctaagcacaaagtgcttaccctgtttcatttttccctgttttgtagtgttaagagctcagaggtcggatttggttggagacgcatcacactatcaacctcaaaatctcggtatataaagaaactttattttggaaatcaatggcatgtataagctagtaaagtagatgttaatgtgaaatgaatgtatagtTAGCCATtagtatggctaacaaattttggttttggtatgtgatgagattatcttatgaatacaataaatctatcttgaaaatatgttgaaatgaattggttgtgttggcttggtctcggtttaaaatttgcagggaggattagatatttataaaggggttatattgagtgaaaaaaaattagtaaaatctggtaatacctcgtatcctattccggcgacagatacgggtaaggggtgttacagaaatgATATAATATTTTGTCCTAAAATGTGTTGGAAATTAGAGAGAAACAAAGAACTTAGTGCTTTTTTTCATGTAAGATGGAATGGATTTGAAGGATTTGAAGCGGTCTATGGAGATGATGTTTATATGGTTGACCTTGTTAAATGGAAATGCACTTGTAGGGCTTGGGGATCTCACTAGTATCCCATGCCCTCATTCCATTGCTACCATATTGTGGAAGCAAGAAGATATTGCAACTTATGTCTTTGTTGGATAtagtacatatttatataaaaaaactatataaatgtGTTTTATCTCTTTTACCAGGTGAAAAATTCTGGACAAAAACAAACATGGGATAAGTTGATCCACCTATCATAAGGAAAATGCCTGGAAGACCCAAGAGATGCAGAGTGAAGGAAGTAGGTGAATCAAGTTGTGGCACTCGATTATTAATGAGAGGAAGGAAAATGAGATGCCAAAAGTGTTTCAAGATCGGAAACAATGTTAAGAGTTGTGTGAGtgtttcttgatttatttttcttattcaattttatcatgcgtgtatttatataaatttatgttgttgttattgttgcATGGAACTTTGGCACGTATTAGTAATGGTccaacccaaaaaaaaaattaacaaaataaaaataaaaataaaaattagaaaaaaatcaaatatatatatatttttgtttcctGACCTTCTACAATCATAGTTAATAATCTCAATTCACTTAGTTCACTCTTAGAAAAGTAGGTTCCTTAAATATGTgctatcaaaaattttaaaaatttaattattcaaaattaaaatgagtttCAAATCATATTATAACTCTAAACCATATCAAGGAAAACCTATTAGAGCATGAACTCAAATTCAAAATCTCTACTTGATTTCCCAATTAGATACTTATTTTGAACCCTTAAATCAGTTCTGAATACTCATAAAacaattttcaaagaaaattcaaaagaattcttaatcaattatcaaattccttaaagcaaataaaaaaacgTAACCAAATACAAAACATAGCTTAAAATAACATCttttgggttttaaatattgaaaacctgaaatttcaacaacaaaacacaatttaattaacaaaaaaattataaataaaaattagaaaaaggtttataaaaagaaaaaagaaaaagagttttaaataaaaaaatcaatcgaCCCACTCAAGATAAAATACAAATCTTacttgatattaatttttttctttgaggtttagcttttgaaaaaaaatacgattaaattttagtaaagaatttttcaaaaaacagattaatttttaattaagaaattaaaacttaaattttttatgtattttccATATCTAAAATTGTGATGGTTTCATATGCCATGTGTCAGGCAGACAGTATATGTGTCAAACATTCAAAACCAATGCCAGTAAACTAATTTATTCAGTAATCATCAACAGTTTCAACTTTCAAATAAGGCAACTCAACAGCAAGACATTCAAGGCATGTTGCTTCAAATTGCTATAAAACAACTtcactttacaatttaaatgTGTAAGAGCAATAGCAACTAAGATGGTTTTTTTTAGTTGGTTAGTGTCAGTGTGCCTTGTTTTGTTCTTGGCCTCGTTTCAAGCCTCAAGGAAATTGACAAGAACCGACAGGCTTCCACCAGGCCCACCCGCAATTCCGATCTTCGGAAACCTCTTTCAGCTTGGTGATAAACCCCATAAGTCTCTTGCCAATCTTGCCAAGATTCATGGGGACATCATGACTGTGAAACTTGGTCAAACAACTACTATAGTTCTGTCATCTGAAACCATGGCCAAAGAAATCCTCCAAACACACGATGCAATATCTTGTAACCGAACCGTTCCAGATGCCCTTCGTGCCCTTCAACACCACGAAGCTGGATTGGCTTGGATGCCTGTTTCAACCACATGGAAAAATCTTAGGAAAATCTGCAATTTGCACATTTTCGCTAGTCAGAAACTTGACGCTAACCAACACTTACGGCGAAGCAAAGTAGAACAACTCCTTACTGATGTTCGTGATAGTTCCCGAATTGGGGAAGCGATAGAGATATCCAAAGCTGTTTTCAAAACTTCGCTTAATCTTTTGTCCAATACTGTTTTCTCCATCGATTTTGCCGACTCTTCTTCTAATACTGCTCTGGAATTCAGAGAAACCATGCAGGCTTTCAAGGAGGAGTTTGGGAAACccaattttagtgatttttttccTACTCTTCTTGCTAAGCTAGACTTGCAAGGCATAAGGCGTCGGGTGACAATTCTTTTTGAGAAGATTATGAAGCTCTTCGATAAAGAGATTGAAAAGCGGTTGGAGTTGAGAAAGATGAATGATTATATACCAACTAATGATTTCTTGGATATTCTTCTCCAAATCAGTCAAGATGACAATGAAGAGCTCGATAGAAATCTGATAAAACATTTGATTTTTGTAGTAACTTTG
The Gossypium raimondii isolate GPD5lz chromosome 8, ASM2569854v1, whole genome shotgun sequence DNA segment above includes these coding regions:
- the LOC105793421 gene encoding uncharacterized protein LOC105793421, with translation MCKRFEEGLNEEIKLLIGILEIREFATLAERAYKAEKLSKEKKQAEREARVFSKRSMEKSQFSASKKLKKYQDRFTSTTGYSGRKRGFQRTNPRPSTLSVTSVGSVGTPKLRCQYCNKTHFGECRLKSGACYRCGSFDHFLKDCPEMGEKEAEQTSRLSNLVSRGRPPRPSGDVGGSR
- the LOC105792145 gene encoding geraniol 8-hydroxylase isoform X1, with amino-acid sequence MVFFSWLVSVCLVLFLASFQASRKLTRTDRLPPGPPAIPIFGNLFQLGDKPHKSLANLAKIHGDIMTVKLGQTTTIVLSSETMAKEILQTHDAISCNRTVPDALRALQHHEAGLAWMPVSTTWKNLRKICNLHIFASQKLDANQHLRRSKVEQLLTDVRDSSRIGEAIEISKAVFKTSLNLLSNTVFSIDFADSSSNTALEFRETMQAFKEEFGKPNFSDFFPTLLAKLDLQGIRRRVTILFEKIMKLFDKEIEKRLELRKMNDYIPTNDFLDILLQISQDDNEELDRNLIKHLIFDLFTAGTDTATSTLEWAMAELLFNPKSLLEARRELQQIIGKGNVVEESDVSRLPYLQAIVKETLRLHPPVPFLLPRKVEADIEIHNFVVPKDAQVLINAWAIGRDPSIWEEPDLFHPERFIGSDIDVKGRNFGLIPFGAGRRTCPGLPLAIRMLHLMLGRLIHSFVWELEDGITPESLNMDDKYGIVLQKAQPLKIIAHSVQKYSVEYLLNVGNNAAARKCSVCNLAVGTFCNM
- the LOC105792145 gene encoding geraniol 8-hydroxylase isoform X2; the protein is MVFFSWLVSVCLVLFLASFQASRKLTRTDRLPPGPPAIPIFGNLFQLGDKPHKSLANLAKIHGDIMTVKLGQTTTIVLSSETMAKEILQTHDAISCNRTVPDALRALQHHEAGLAWMPVSTTWKNLRKICNLHIFASQKLDANQHLRRSKVEQLLTDVRDSSRIGEAIEISKAVFKTSLNLLSNTVFSIDFADSSSNTALEFRETMQAFKEEFGKPNFSDFFPTLLAKLDLQGIRRRVTILFEKIMKLFDKEIEKRLELRKMNDYIPTNDFLDILLQISQDDNEELDRNLIKHLIFDLFTAGTDTATSTLEWAMAELLCNPKSLLEARRELQQIIGKGNVVEESDVSRLPYLQAIVKETLRLHPPVPFLLPRKVEADIEIHNFVVPKDAQVLINAWAIGRDPSIWEEPDLFHPERFIGSDIDVKGRNFGLIPFGAGRRTCPGLPLAIRMLHLMLGRLIHSFVWELGDGITPESLNMDETYGLILQKAQPLKIIAHSV